Proteins from a single region of Pseudomonas ekonensis:
- the sthA gene encoding Si-specific NAD(P)(+) transhydrogenase, protein MAVYNYDVVVLGSGPAGEGAAMNAAKAGRKVAMVDSRRQVGGNCTHLGTIPSKALRHSVRQIMQFNTNPMFRAIGEPRWFSFPDVLKSAEKVISKQVASRTGYYARNRVDVFFGTGSFADEQTIEVVCANGVVEKLVAKHIIIATGSRPYRPADIDFHHPRIYDSDTILSLGHTPRKLIVYGAGVIGCEYASIFSGLGVLVELVDNRGQLLSFLDSEISQALSYHFSNNNITVRHNEDYDRVEGVDNGVILHLKSGKKIKADALLWCNGRTGNTDQLGLENIGVKVNSRGQIEVDEAYRTCVPNIYGAGDVIGWPSLASAAHDQGRSAAGSIVDNGSWRFVNDVPTGIYTIPEISSIGKTEQELTQAKVPYEVGKAFFKSMARAQIAGEPQGMLKILFHRETLEVLGVHCFGYQASEIVHIGQAIMNQPGELNTLKYFVNTTFNYPTMAEAYRVAAYDGLNRLF, encoded by the coding sequence GTCTACAACTACGACGTGGTGGTGCTGGGTTCCGGCCCGGCGGGAGAAGGCGCGGCAATGAACGCCGCCAAGGCGGGGCGCAAGGTGGCGATGGTCGACAGCCGCCGTCAGGTCGGCGGCAACTGCACCCACCTGGGCACCATTCCGTCCAAGGCCTTGCGTCACTCCGTGCGGCAGATCATGCAGTTCAACACCAACCCGATGTTCCGGGCCATCGGCGAACCGCGCTGGTTCTCCTTCCCGGACGTGCTGAAAAGCGCCGAGAAGGTCATCTCCAAGCAAGTCGCCTCGCGCACCGGCTACTACGCCCGCAACCGCGTCGACGTATTCTTCGGCACCGGCAGCTTCGCCGACGAGCAGACCATCGAAGTGGTCTGCGCCAACGGCGTGGTCGAGAAGCTGGTGGCCAAGCACATCATCATCGCCACCGGTTCGCGCCCGTACCGTCCGGCGGACATCGATTTCCACCACCCGCGCATCTACGACAGCGACACCATCCTCAGCCTCGGCCACACCCCGCGCAAACTGATCGTCTACGGCGCCGGCGTGATCGGCTGCGAATACGCCTCGATCTTCAGCGGCCTGGGCGTGCTGGTCGAACTGGTGGACAACCGCGGCCAACTGCTGAGCTTCCTCGACTCGGAAATCTCCCAGGCGCTGAGCTACCACTTCAGCAACAACAACATCACCGTGCGCCACAACGAAGACTACGACCGGGTCGAAGGCGTGGACAACGGCGTGATCCTGCACCTGAAGTCCGGCAAGAAGATCAAGGCCGACGCCTTGCTCTGGTGCAACGGCCGCACCGGCAACACCGACCAGCTGGGCCTGGAGAACATCGGGGTCAAGGTCAACAGCCGCGGCCAGATCGAAGTGGACGAGGCCTACCGCACCTGCGTGCCGAACATCTACGGCGCCGGCGACGTGATCGGCTGGCCGAGCCTGGCCAGCGCCGCCCATGACCAGGGCCGTTCGGCCGCCGGCAGCATCGTCGACAACGGCAGCTGGCGTTTCGTCAACGACGTGCCGACCGGCATCTATACCATTCCGGAGATCAGCTCGATCGGCAAGACCGAGCAGGAGCTGACCCAGGCCAAGGTGCCGTACGAAGTGGGCAAGGCGTTCTTCAAGAGCATGGCCCGGGCGCAGATCGCCGGCGAGCCGCAAGGCATGCTGAAGATCCTGTTCCACCGCGAGACGCTGGAAGTGCTGGGCGTTCACTGCTTCGGCTATCAGGCCTCGGAGATCGTGCACATCGGCCAGGCGATCATGAACCAGCCGGGCGAGTTGAACACCCTGAAGTACTTCGTCAACACCACGTTCAACTACCCGACCATGGCCGAAGCCTATCGGGTAGCGGCGTACGACGGCCTCAACCGGCTTTTTTGA
- a CDS encoding glycerophosphodiester phosphodiesterase, with protein sequence MTLIYGHRGAKGEAPENTLTSFQECLKHGVRRCELDLHLSKDGELMVIHDPTLKRTTERRGKVVEHTAAELVTYDARKGGPGWIKPCPIPTLEELFEKCDFEHWQLEVKSASRTRAATTVLAIREMAVRHGLLDKVTITSSSREVLKAAQDLVPDVSRGLVAEYAWLDPLKVAQNYGCAILALNWTLCTPERLQKAQRQGLHVSVWTVNEPALMRRLADFGVDSLITDFPGLATATLENC encoded by the coding sequence GTGACCCTCATCTACGGCCACCGCGGCGCCAAGGGCGAAGCACCGGAAAACACCCTGACCAGCTTTCAGGAATGCCTCAAGCACGGCGTGCGCCGCTGCGAACTGGACCTGCACCTGTCCAAGGACGGCGAACTGATGGTCATCCACGACCCGACCCTCAAGCGCACCACCGAGCGGCGCGGCAAGGTGGTCGAGCACACGGCCGCCGAGCTGGTGACCTACGATGCGCGCAAGGGCGGCCCGGGCTGGATCAAGCCCTGCCCGATCCCGACGCTGGAGGAGCTGTTCGAGAAATGCGACTTCGAGCACTGGCAACTGGAGGTCAAGAGCGCCTCGCGCACCCGCGCCGCGACCACGGTGCTGGCGATCCGCGAAATGGCGGTCAGGCATGGCCTGCTCGACAAGGTGACGATCACCTCGAGCTCACGGGAAGTGTTGAAGGCGGCGCAGGACCTGGTGCCGGACGTGTCTCGCGGCCTGGTGGCCGAGTACGCCTGGCTGGATCCGCTGAAGGTCGCGCAGAACTACGGTTGCGCGATTCTGGCCCTGAACTGGACGCTGTGCACGCCGGAGCGTCTGCAGAAGGCGCAGCGCCAAGGGCTGCACGTATCGGTGTGGACCGTCAACGAACCTGCGCTGATGCGCAGGCTCGCCGATTTCGGCGTTGACAGCCTGATTACAGACTTTCCCGGTTTGGCCACTGCCACCCTCGAGAATTGCTGA
- a CDS encoding PilZ domain-containing protein — protein MSTLDEEDRREYYRIEDMIALEIRPLSAPEAAGEEVLQDASPLFNLLSELHLSEFESQHLLRQINERDRAIAAFLKTQNKRIDLLSQVVALTVLGHIGEPQPVIISEGGIDFQHPTPVAVGARLSVKLVLMPQALGLLLRARVTHCDRKGDGYDVGTEFEHLTDAQRQLLARYILQKQAQERRLAREQNESGI, from the coding sequence ATGTCGACATTAGATGAAGAAGATCGCCGCGAATACTACCGTATCGAGGACATGATCGCACTGGAAATTAGGCCCCTGTCCGCTCCCGAAGCGGCGGGCGAGGAAGTGTTGCAGGATGCTTCCCCCCTCTTCAACCTGCTCAGCGAACTGCACCTGAGCGAATTCGAGTCGCAGCACCTGCTGCGCCAGATCAACGAGCGCGACCGCGCCATCGCCGCGTTCCTGAAGACCCAGAACAAACGCATCGACCTGCTCAGCCAGGTGGTCGCCCTGACCGTGCTCGGCCACATCGGCGAGCCGCAGCCGGTGATCATCTCCGAAGGCGGCATCGACTTTCAGCACCCGACGCCCGTGGCCGTCGGCGCGCGGCTGTCGGTCAAGCTGGTGCTGATGCCCCAGGCCCTGGGCCTGCTGCTGCGCGCCCGCGTGACCCATTGCGACCGCAAGGGCGACGGCTACGACGTCGGCACCGAGTTCGAGCACCTGACCGACGCCCAGCGCCAATTGCTCGCCCGCTACATCCTGCAGAAGCAGGCCCAGGAACGACGCCTGGCCCGCGAACAGAACGAATCAGGCATTTGA
- a CDS encoding lipoprotein-releasing ABC transporter permease subunit, with product MFRPLFVFIGTRYTRAKRRNHFVSFISLTSMIGLALGVVVMIVVLSVMNGFDHEMRTRVLGMVPHATVESGEAISDWQGLADKVRQNPQVTAVAPFTQMQGLLTNNGQVSKVLLNAIDPTLERNVSIIDNFMQQGRLDDLTPGSFGIVIGDKAAAKLGVGLGDKVTFVAPEVSVTPAGMFPRMKRFTVVGIFHVGAGEIDGYLGVTNLQDLAKLHRWKPDQVQGLRLKFDDLFQAPREAWNIARQLGEDRYYARDWTRTHGNLYQAIRMEKAMIGLLLLLIVAVAAFNIISTLVMVVNDKKGDIAILRTLGATPGTIMRIFMVQGTVIGVVGTAIGAVVGIFAALNVSAAISALEGLIGHKFLNADVYFIDYLPSQVQSQDVVMVCSAALVLSFLATLYPAWRAARTQPAEALRYE from the coding sequence ATGTTCAGACCTCTCTTCGTATTCATCGGCACGCGTTACACCCGTGCAAAGCGCCGCAATCATTTTGTCTCCTTCATTTCCCTGACTTCGATGATCGGGCTCGCCCTTGGCGTGGTCGTGATGATCGTGGTGTTGTCGGTGATGAACGGCTTCGACCATGAGATGCGCACCCGCGTGCTGGGCATGGTGCCCCACGCCACCGTCGAGTCCGGCGAAGCCATCAGCGACTGGCAGGGCCTGGCCGACAAGGTCAGGCAGAACCCTCAGGTGACGGCCGTCGCGCCGTTCACCCAGATGCAGGGGCTGTTGACCAACAACGGTCAGGTGTCCAAGGTGCTGCTCAACGCCATCGACCCGACGCTGGAGCGCAACGTGTCGATCATCGACAACTTCATGCAGCAGGGCAGGCTCGACGATCTGACCCCTGGCAGCTTCGGTATCGTCATCGGCGACAAGGCCGCGGCCAAGCTCGGCGTGGGCCTGGGCGACAAAGTCACGTTCGTGGCGCCGGAGGTCAGCGTGACCCCGGCCGGCATGTTCCCGCGCATGAAACGCTTCACGGTGGTCGGCATCTTCCACGTCGGCGCCGGCGAGATCGACGGCTACCTGGGCGTCACCAACCTGCAGGACCTGGCGAAGCTGCACCGCTGGAAGCCGGACCAGGTGCAGGGCCTGCGCCTGAAGTTCGACGACCTGTTCCAGGCCCCGCGCGAGGCGTGGAACATCGCCCGGCAGCTCGGCGAAGACCGTTACTACGCCCGCGACTGGACCCGCACCCACGGCAACCTGTACCAGGCGATCCGCATGGAGAAGGCCATGATCGGCCTGCTGTTGCTGCTGATCGTCGCCGTGGCGGCCTTCAACATCATTTCCACGCTGGTGATGGTGGTGAACGACAAGAAGGGCGACATCGCGATCCTGCGCACCCTGGGCGCCACGCCCGGCACGATCATGCGCATCTTCATGGTGCAGGGCACCGTGATCGGCGTGGTCGGCACCGCCATCGGCGCGGTGGTCGGGATCTTCGCCGCGCTCAACGTCAGCGCCGCGATCTCGGCCCTCGAAGGCCTGATCGGCCACAAGTTCCTCAATGCGGACGTGTACTTCATCGATTACCTGCCGTCGCAGGTGCAGAGCCAGGATGTGGTGATGGTCTGCTCCGCCGCGTTGGTCCTGAGTTTCCTCGCCACCCTGTATCCCGCCTGGCGTGCCGCACGCACCCAGCCGGCGGAGGCGCTACGTTATGAGTGA
- the lolD gene encoding lipoprotein-releasing ABC transporter ATP-binding protein LolD — protein MSQKAILSCRSLGKSYEEGPESVEVLANLQLELFPGERVAIVGTSGSGKSTLLNLLGGLDTPTKGSVWLAGEELSALSEKGRGQLRNRALGFVYQFHHLLPEFTALENVCMPLLIGKTPIPEARQRATALLERVGLAHRLEHKPAELSGGERQRVAIARALVNKPGLVMLDEPTGNLDSHTAQGIQDLMLELSTSMRTAFLVVTHDMNLARQMDRVLHLQEGCLTPI, from the coding sequence ATGAGTCAAAAAGCGATCTTGAGCTGCCGCAGCCTGGGCAAATCCTACGAGGAAGGCCCGGAGTCGGTGGAAGTGTTGGCCAATCTGCAGCTGGAGCTGTTCCCCGGCGAACGGGTGGCCATCGTCGGTACGTCGGGTTCGGGCAAGAGTACCTTGCTCAACCTGCTGGGCGGCCTCGACACGCCGACCAAGGGCAGCGTCTGGCTCGCCGGCGAAGAGCTCTCGGCGCTGAGCGAGAAGGGCCGCGGCCAGTTGCGCAACCGCGCGCTGGGTTTCGTGTACCAGTTCCACCACCTGCTGCCGGAGTTCACCGCGCTGGAGAACGTCTGCATGCCGCTGCTGATCGGCAAGACGCCGATCCCGGAGGCCCGTCAGCGCGCGACGGCGCTGCTGGAGCGGGTCGGCCTGGCCCATCGTCTGGAGCACAAGCCGGCCGAGCTGTCCGGCGGCGAGCGTCAGCGTGTGGCGATCGCCCGCGCACTGGTGAACAAACCGGGGCTGGTGATGCTCGACGAGCCGACCGGCAACCTCGACTCCCACACCGCCCAGGGCATTCAGGACCTGATGCTTGAGCTCAGCACCTCGATGCGCACGGCGTTCCTGGTGGTGACCCATGACATGAACCTGGCCCGCCAGATGGATCGCGTCCTGCACTTGCAGGAAGGTTGCCTGACCCCCATCTGA
- a CDS encoding lipoprotein-releasing ABC transporter permease subunit, whose protein sequence is MFRPLSIFIGARYTRAKRRNRFVSFISMTSMIGLALGVLAMIVVLSVMNGFQREMSSRILGMVPHATIVGVNPIDDWQPVAAAALKNPEVTAAVPFTEMEGMLSYKGMMQPIQISGVDPAQEGKVSIVAQHIVQGRLDALKPGEFGVVLGEITARRFRLNVGDKITLIVPEVSTAPGGITPRMQRLNVVGVFKVGAELDGSMGLIHVADAAQMQHWEPNQVQSVRLAVKDLYAAPKVSSDIATGLGAGYKADDWTHTQGSLFSAMKMEKTMIGLLLLMIVAVAAFNIIATLIMVVNDKGADIAILRTIGATPRQIMAIFMVQGTVIGIVGTLIGGVLGVIAALNVSEMVGWIERVTGQHIFSSDVYFVSNLPSELQGGDVLLICSAGFVMSFLATVYPAWRAAKVEPAQALRYS, encoded by the coding sequence ATGTTCAGACCGTTATCGATCTTCATCGGCGCGCGCTACACCCGTGCCAAGCGCCGCAACCGCTTTGTTTCGTTCATCTCGATGACCTCGATGATCGGGCTCGCCCTCGGCGTGCTGGCGATGATCGTGGTGCTGTCGGTGATGAACGGCTTCCAGCGCGAAATGAGCTCGCGCATCCTCGGCATGGTGCCCCATGCGACCATCGTCGGCGTCAATCCCATCGACGACTGGCAACCGGTGGCCGCCGCCGCGCTGAAGAACCCTGAAGTCACCGCCGCCGTGCCGTTCACCGAAATGGAAGGCATGCTTTCCTACAAGGGGATGATGCAGCCGATCCAGATCAGCGGCGTCGATCCGGCGCAGGAAGGCAAGGTGTCGATCGTCGCGCAGCACATCGTGCAGGGCCGGCTCGATGCCTTGAAGCCGGGCGAGTTCGGCGTGGTGCTCGGCGAAATCACTGCGCGGCGCTTTCGCCTGAACGTCGGCGACAAGATCACCCTGATCGTGCCGGAAGTCAGCACCGCGCCCGGCGGCATCACCCCGCGCATGCAGCGCCTGAACGTGGTGGGGGTGTTCAAGGTCGGCGCCGAGCTGGACGGCTCCATGGGCCTGATCCACGTGGCCGACGCCGCGCAGATGCAGCACTGGGAGCCGAACCAGGTGCAGAGCGTGCGCCTGGCGGTGAAGGACCTGTACGCCGCGCCGAAGGTCTCCTCCGACATCGCGACGGGCCTGGGCGCCGGCTACAAGGCCGACGACTGGACCCACACCCAGGGCAGCCTGTTCAGCGCGATGAAAATGGAAAAGACCATGATCGGCCTGCTGTTGCTGATGATCGTCGCGGTGGCGGCGTTCAACATCATCGCGACCCTGATCATGGTGGTGAACGACAAGGGTGCGGACATCGCCATCCTGCGCACCATCGGCGCCACGCCCCGGCAGATCATGGCGATCTTCATGGTGCAGGGCACGGTGATCGGGATCGTCGGCACCCTGATCGGTGGCGTGCTCGGTGTCATCGCCGCGCTGAACGTCAGCGAGATGGTGGGCTGGATCGAACGGGTCACCGGCCAGCACATCTTCAGTTCGGACGTGTACTTCGTCAGCAACCTGCCGTCGGAGCTGCAAGGCGGCGACGTGCTGCTGATCTGCTCGGCGGGCTTCGTCATGAGCTTCCTGGCCACCGTGTACCCGGCGTGGCGGGCGGCGAAGGTCGAGCCGGCGCAGGCCTTGAGATACTCCTGA
- a CDS encoding heavy metal sensor histidine kinase, translating into MRRLSLSGRLALLFAACTAAVSLVAGVLFSRASEAHFIELDQQLLDSKLIGLRRALQDVPDHQRQARLADELSRQADLSLRISGSDGQRWYDSSDRLPGELPRANGLSTVSDEGTDYRVLNAALYPDKADSPQLTLLLDITHHQHFLQRMQHLIWLTVGLSALATALLGAWAARSGLRPLRRMSAVARGVSAQSLNARLPQEQMPPELAELAQSFNAMLGRLDDAFQRLSAFSADIAHELRTPLSNLLTHTQVTLTRPRAMEDYREALHSNLEELQWMAQLVNDMLYLAKADHGLLMPSREPLELADETDTLLEFFAPLAEDAGVTLSREGHGRLDGDRGMLRRALSNLLDNALRFTPAEGQVRLLIAEQPKSLRVSVENTGEGISAQLLPRLFDRFYRADPARQEGNQEHAGLGLAITQSIVRAHGGQIHCESAQGWTRFVIELPRED; encoded by the coding sequence ATGCGCAGGCTTTCCTTGAGCGGGCGCCTGGCCTTGCTGTTCGCCGCCTGCACCGCCGCAGTGTCGCTGGTGGCCGGCGTGCTGTTCAGCCGTGCCAGCGAGGCGCATTTCATTGAGCTGGACCAGCAGTTGCTCGACAGCAAGCTCATTGGCCTGCGCCGGGCCCTGCAGGATGTGCCGGATCATCAACGCCAGGCGCGGCTGGCCGACGAGCTGAGCCGACAGGCCGACCTGTCGCTGCGCATCAGCGGCAGCGACGGCCAGCGTTGGTACGACAGTTCGGACCGGTTGCCCGGGGAACTGCCGCGGGCGAACGGCCTGTCCACCGTCAGCGACGAGGGCACCGATTACCGGGTGCTGAACGCGGCGCTCTATCCGGACAAGGCCGATTCGCCGCAACTGACCCTGTTGCTGGACATCACCCATCACCAGCACTTCCTGCAACGCATGCAGCACCTGATCTGGCTGACCGTCGGCCTGTCGGCGCTGGCCACTGCGCTGCTCGGCGCCTGGGCCGCCCGCAGCGGCCTGCGCCCGCTGCGGCGCATGAGCGCGGTGGCGCGCGGCGTCTCGGCGCAATCGCTCAACGCACGGCTGCCCCAGGAGCAGATGCCGCCGGAACTGGCGGAACTGGCGCAAAGCTTCAACGCCATGCTCGGCCGTCTGGACGACGCCTTTCAGCGGCTTTCGGCGTTCTCCGCCGACATCGCCCATGAACTGCGCACGCCGCTGTCGAACCTGCTGACCCACACCCAGGTCACCCTCACCCGCCCGCGCGCCATGGAAGACTACCGCGAAGCCCTGCACAGCAACCTCGAGGAGCTGCAATGGATGGCGCAACTGGTCAACGACATGCTGTACCTGGCCAAGGCCGACCACGGCTTGCTGATGCCCTCGCGCGAGCCGCTGGAACTGGCCGACGAGACCGACACACTGCTGGAGTTCTTCGCGCCGCTGGCCGAAGACGCCGGCGTGACGCTCAGCCGCGAAGGCCACGGGCGCCTGGACGGCGACCGCGGCATGCTGCGCCGGGCCTTGTCGAACCTGCTGGACAACGCCTTGCGCTTCACCCCGGCCGAGGGCCAGGTGCGCTTGCTGATCGCCGAGCAGCCGAAGTCATTGAGGGTGAGCGTGGAAAACACGGGTGAAGGGATTTCGGCGCAGCTGCTGCCGCGCCTGTTCGACCGTTTCTACCGGGCCGATCCGGCCCGCCAGGAAGGCAACCAGGAGCATGCCGGGTTGGGATTGGCGATCACCCAATCCATCGTCCGCGCCCATGGCGGGCAGATTCATTGCGAATCGGCCCAGGGGTGGACGCGGTTTGTGATCGAGTTGCCAAGGGAGGATTGA
- a CDS encoding heavy metal response regulator transcription factor, translating into MKLLIVEDQPKTGHYLRQGLTEAGFNTELVADGNSGQQLALSGDYALLILDVMLPGRDGWQILQAVRGAGLDTPVLFLTAKDAVEDRVHGLELGADDYLVKPFAFSELLARVRSLLRRGSATPQETSLQLADLRLDLIRRRVERSGQRIDLTAKEFALLEMLLRRQGEVLPKSLIASQVWDMNFDSDTNVIEVAIRRLRLKIDDDFPNKLIHTVRGMGYVLEERAD; encoded by the coding sequence ATGAAACTGCTGATCGTCGAAGACCAACCGAAAACCGGTCATTACTTGCGCCAGGGCCTGACCGAGGCGGGGTTCAACACCGAGCTTGTGGCCGACGGCAACAGCGGCCAGCAACTGGCGCTGAGCGGCGACTATGCCTTGCTGATCCTCGACGTGATGCTGCCCGGCCGGGACGGCTGGCAGATCCTGCAAGCGGTGCGCGGCGCCGGCCTGGATACGCCGGTGCTGTTCCTGACCGCCAAGGACGCGGTGGAGGACCGGGTGCACGGCCTGGAACTGGGCGCCGACGATTACCTGGTCAAGCCGTTCGCCTTCTCCGAGCTGCTCGCCCGGGTGCGCAGCCTGCTACGGCGCGGCAGCGCCACGCCCCAGGAAACCAGCCTGCAACTGGCGGACCTGCGCCTGGACCTGATCCGCCGCCGGGTCGAGCGCAGCGGCCAGCGCATCGACCTCACGGCCAAGGAGTTCGCCCTGCTGGAAATGCTCCTGCGCCGCCAGGGCGAAGTGTTGCCCAAATCCTTGATCGCCTCGCAGGTCTGGGACATGAACTTCGACAGCGACACCAACGTGATCGAAGTGGCGATCAGGCGGCTGCGCCTGAAGATCGACGACGATTTCCCCAACAAACTGATCCACACCGTGCGCGGCATGGGTTATGTCCTCGAAGAGCGGGCCGACTGA
- the copI gene encoding copper-resistant cuproprotein CopI, whose translation MFLRNRLTVAACLLALSSPLWAAGAHTYEFGQPAPAAKASRSIEVVMGDMSFDPKAIEVKAGETVRFVLVNKGQLLHEFNLGDAAMHASHQQEMLQMQQSGMLTPTGMKDMSHDMAGMDHSAMGHDAMAMDAMKPGMKHDDPNSVLVEPGKTAELTWTFSKAVNLEFACNIPGHYQAGMVGKLTVSQ comes from the coding sequence ATGTTTTTGCGCAACCGTCTGACCGTCGCCGCCTGCCTGCTGGCGCTGAGTTCGCCTCTGTGGGCGGCTGGGGCGCACACCTACGAATTCGGCCAGCCGGCCCCGGCGGCCAAGGCAAGCCGCAGCATCGAAGTGGTGATGGGCGACATGTCGTTCGATCCGAAGGCCATCGAGGTCAAGGCCGGCGAGACCGTTCGTTTCGTGCTGGTGAACAAGGGACAACTGCTGCACGAATTCAACCTGGGCGATGCGGCGATGCATGCCAGCCATCAGCAGGAAATGTTGCAGATGCAGCAAAGCGGCATGCTCACGCCCACCGGCATGAAGGACATGTCCCACGACATGGCCGGCATGGACCACAGCGCGATGGGCCACGATGCCATGGCGATGGACGCGATGAAGCCGGGCATGAAGCACGACGACCCCAACAGCGTGCTGGTGGAACCCGGCAAGACCGCCGAGTTGACCTGGACGTTCAGCAAGGCCGTCAATCTGGAGTTCGCGTGCAACATCCCCGGCCATTATCAGGCCGGCATGGTCGGCAAACTGACGGTCAGTCAGTAA
- the queF gene encoding NADPH-dependent 7-cyano-7-deazaguanine reductase QueF (Catalyzes the NADPH-dependent reduction of 7-cyano-7-deazaguanine (preQ0) to 7-aminomethyl-7-deazaguanine (preQ1) in queuosine biosynthesis): MHPAAEHSPLGKSSEYIATYTPSLLFPIPRTAKWAELGLSADTLPYKGVDFWNCFELSWLLPSGKPVVAIGEFSIPADSPNIIESKSFKLYLNSLNQTPFADTASLEATLVKDLSAAAGKPVGVRIRSLKDVEAEGVTALPGVCIDDLDIRVSQYEHPRPELLRCDASRVVEESVHSHLLKSNCPVTSQPDWGSVVVEYRGAALDHSSLLEYIVSFRQHSDFHEQCVERIFLDLQRLLKPEKLTVYARYVRRGGLDINPYRSTESVQLPNLRLVRQ; the protein is encoded by the coding sequence ATGCATCCCGCAGCCGAACATTCGCCGCTGGGCAAATCCAGCGAATACATCGCCACCTACACGCCGTCCCTGCTGTTTCCGATCCCGCGTACCGCCAAATGGGCGGAACTGGGGCTGAGCGCAGACACCCTGCCGTACAAGGGCGTGGATTTCTGGAACTGCTTCGAGCTGTCGTGGCTGCTGCCGTCGGGCAAGCCGGTGGTGGCGATCGGCGAGTTCAGCATTCCGGCGGATTCGCCGAACATCATCGAGTCCAAGTCGTTCAAGCTGTACCTGAACTCCCTGAACCAGACGCCGTTCGCCGACACCGCGAGCCTGGAAGCGACGCTGGTCAAGGACCTGTCCGCCGCAGCCGGCAAGCCGGTGGGCGTGCGGATCCGCAGCCTGAAGGACGTCGAGGCCGAGGGCGTGACGGCGCTGCCGGGGGTGTGCATCGACGACCTGGACATCCGTGTCAGCCAATATGAGCACCCGCGCCCTGAGCTGCTGCGTTGCGACGCTTCGCGAGTGGTGGAGGAGAGCGTGCACAGCCACCTGCTCAAGTCCAACTGCCCGGTGACCAGCCAGCCGGACTGGGGCAGCGTGGTGGTGGAGTACCGTGGCGCGGCGCTGGACCATTCGAGCCTGCTGGAATACATCGTCAGTTTCCGCCAGCACTCGGACTTCCACGAGCAGTGCGTGGAGCGGATCTTCCTCGACCTGCAACGGTTGCTCAAGCCAGAGAAACTGACCGTCTATGCGCGCTACGTGCGCCGCGGCGGCCTGGACATCAACCCGTACCGCAGCACGGAAAGCGTGCAGTTGCCGAACCTGCGCCTGGTTCGTCAGTAA
- a CDS encoding DUF4404 family protein has product MPARELQEQLNTLREQLEQNPPLSDAEREHLHQLMAQIESELKLEQSTQDTNIADGVNLAVERFEVEHPAIAGTLRNIMNSLVSMGI; this is encoded by the coding sequence ATGCCCGCCCGCGAACTGCAAGAACAGCTCAACACCCTGCGCGAGCAACTGGAACAGAATCCGCCGCTGTCCGACGCCGAGCGCGAGCATCTGCACCAACTCATGGCGCAGATCGAATCCGAGCTCAAACTGGAGCAATCCACCCAAGACACCAACATCGCCGATGGCGTGAACCTCGCGGTCGAACGCTTCGAGGTCGAACACCCCGCCATCGCCGGCACCTTGCGCAACATCATGAACTCTCTGGTCAGCATGGGCATCTGA
- a CDS encoding HAD family phosphatase, with protein MPHAETLPLSASNLTAVLFGLSGCLVDFGARARHGEVLQEHTQATPGALDSLNSLQRQQIPCAWLDELPPALAHPLTAALPSWIQPSQYSATINPWPAPGACWQALMSLNVERLDGCVLVSGEPRLLQSGLNAGLWTIGLASCGPLCGLSPEQWHALEQKEREQLRGKATLQLYGLGVHSVIDHLGELDTCLADISLRRLKGEKP; from the coding sequence ATGCCGCACGCCGAAACCTTGCCCCTCAGCGCCTCCAACCTGACCGCCGTGCTGTTCGGGCTCAGCGGCTGCCTGGTGGATTTCGGCGCCCGCGCCCGCCACGGCGAAGTCCTGCAGGAACACACCCAGGCCACCCCCGGCGCCCTGGACAGCCTGAACAGCCTGCAGCGCCAGCAGATCCCCTGCGCCTGGCTCGACGAACTGCCGCCCGCCCTCGCCCACCCCCTGACCGCCGCGTTGCCGTCGTGGATCCAGCCGTCGCAATATTCGGCAACAATCAATCCATGGCCGGCCCCGGGCGCCTGCTGGCAAGCGCTGATGTCCCTGAACGTCGAACGGCTCGACGGCTGCGTGCTGGTCAGCGGCGAACCGCGCCTGCTGCAATCGGGCCTGAACGCCGGGCTCTGGACCATCGGGCTGGCCTCCTGCGGCCCGCTCTGCGGCTTGTCGCCGGAGCAATGGCACGCCCTGGAGCAGAAGGAGCGCGAACAGTTGCGCGGCAAGGCGACGCTGCAGCTGTACGGCCTGGGTGTGCACTCGGTGATCGACCATCTGGGCGAGCTCGACACGTGCCTGGCCGACATCAGCCTGCGCAGGCTCAAAGGCGAGAAGCCCTGA